One genomic window of Halomicrobium sp. LC1Hm includes the following:
- a CDS encoding AAA family ATPase yields MSPETAAESDADGRTVGSRTDETFSELSVLEDVGHEKVPGVGRDDYHHRQIEGDRTDVEIVTRALELGMNVVLKGPPGVGKSFLTRYVCAMTNRPLYRVTLSETTYREDLLGHLHLVSGDGGETVTEWIDGPLTRAVREGAVLLLDEINAADANTVAALNAVMEQRATRSLTIPQTGEQIVPHEEFRVVATSNPGYQGTYELNDAFEDRFRHVKLSYLPESVEVELVFDRTDLDRGKEAQIRDLVSFASRLREAYVDGELSTPVTTRELVRIARFVEDDFMTVGEAARSELVARVDEYDESLVRTLIDKRL; encoded by the coding sequence ATGAGCCCGGAGACGGCGGCCGAGTCGGACGCCGACGGTCGTACCGTCGGCTCCCGGACGGACGAGACCTTCAGCGAACTCTCGGTGCTCGAAGACGTCGGCCACGAGAAGGTGCCGGGCGTTGGGCGAGACGACTACCACCACCGCCAGATCGAGGGCGATCGGACCGACGTCGAGATCGTCACGCGGGCGCTGGAACTGGGGATGAACGTCGTCCTCAAGGGCCCGCCCGGCGTGGGCAAGAGCTTTCTCACGCGGTACGTCTGTGCGATGACCAACCGGCCGCTGTACCGCGTGACGCTGTCGGAGACGACGTACCGCGAGGACCTGCTTGGCCACCTCCACCTCGTGAGCGGCGACGGCGGCGAGACGGTCACGGAGTGGATCGACGGGCCGCTCACTCGCGCGGTCAGGGAGGGGGCGGTCCTCTTGCTCGACGAGATCAACGCCGCCGACGCCAACACCGTCGCCGCTCTCAACGCCGTGATGGAACAGCGCGCGACCCGGTCGCTGACGATCCCACAGACCGGCGAGCAGATCGTCCCACACGAGGAGTTTCGCGTCGTCGCGACCTCGAACCCCGGCTATCAGGGGACCTACGAGCTGAACGACGCCTTCGAGGACCGGTTTCGCCACGTCAAACTCTCCTATCTCCCGGAATCGGTCGAGGTCGAACTCGTCTTCGACCGGACGGACCTCGACAGGGGAAAAGAAGCACAGATCCGGGACCTGGTGTCGTTCGCGAGCCGACTCCGGGAGGCGTACGTCGACGGCGAGCTGTCGACGCCGGTCACGACCCGGGAACTCGTTCGGATCGCCCGGTTCGTCGAAGACGACTTCATGACCGTCGGGGAGGCGGCCAGGAGCGAACTCGTCGCGCGCGTCGACGAGTACGACGAGTCGCTGGTCCGGACGCTCATCGACAAACGACTGTAG
- a CDS encoding vWA domain-containing protein, translating to MRLTAQTEAADLAALSTPERASSERRRELERLASLCTDRETTISIAFDEQRAFARPAEGSPDAYEIVLPTEKYEQPGTALPPGLWDRSIQVAFLFHELGHVYYSDFDRFGDRLERVDGRWRDLFRMVYNTAEDGVVETQIANEFSVSDDFLVLNDVLVSRADERHRAYVELFDLATVDGEPVQSYTVFEALAVGLLDRGFVDSGRFAAIVDPDDDRRVVYDGQREAVRELVPAMDEFVADVLSEPDGTRRVERASEFFETARDTLAGLPPRQNGRLQTAPVRPSDARARAGWTADAADQLPDDGAASAHVAGDSSADGRSASEANDAGRVADRDGDRRPPGSVEADTVRRVRRQRVRAQSNRAGSGRSPLEREARELLAVVDDESTALEEVIVVDPAEDGGDRDRWDDAVGRSKQLQRDLSTQLRRERRPRDAPGHRTGRLDGRRLVDASHGTQRVFTRRESGTAKDYSCLVVLDRSGSMDGEPIRTAETATAQLVHALFAVGVDASVLSIWEGYPCLELPFGGRPSEHVDRLMTERADWGTPLSTAVAVARERLDDGQGSHPFVVVVTDGEPDHPDRYRSQLAACTVPVFGVYIGSEPGTHTEYFDRIVHAETDTLARTIQRLVRALFSTEA from the coding sequence ATGCGACTGACAGCACAGACCGAGGCGGCGGATCTGGCCGCGCTCTCGACGCCCGAGCGAGCGTCCAGCGAGCGCCGCCGAGAGCTCGAACGGCTCGCGTCGCTGTGTACGGACAGGGAGACGACGATCTCGATCGCCTTCGACGAGCAGCGAGCGTTCGCTCGGCCGGCCGAGGGCAGTCCGGACGCCTACGAGATCGTGCTGCCGACGGAGAAATACGAGCAGCCCGGCACGGCGCTGCCGCCGGGGCTGTGGGATCGCTCGATCCAGGTCGCCTTTCTGTTCCACGAACTGGGCCACGTCTACTACTCCGATTTCGACCGGTTCGGCGACCGTTTAGAGCGTGTCGACGGGCGCTGGCGCGACCTGTTTCGGATGGTGTACAACACCGCCGAGGACGGCGTCGTCGAGACCCAGATCGCCAACGAGTTCAGCGTCAGCGACGACTTTCTCGTCCTCAACGACGTGCTCGTCTCGCGGGCCGACGAGCGACACCGCGCGTACGTCGAGCTGTTCGACCTCGCGACCGTCGACGGCGAGCCGGTCCAGTCCTACACCGTCTTCGAAGCCCTGGCCGTGGGACTGCTGGACCGTGGCTTCGTCGATAGCGGTCGCTTCGCCGCCATCGTCGACCCGGACGACGACCGGCGCGTCGTCTACGACGGCCAGCGGGAGGCGGTCCGCGAGCTCGTCCCGGCGATGGACGAGTTCGTCGCGGACGTGCTTTCCGAGCCCGACGGCACCCGACGGGTCGAGCGGGCCTCCGAGTTCTTCGAGACCGCCAGAGACACCCTCGCGGGGCTCCCGCCGCGACAGAACGGCCGGCTCCAGACCGCGCCGGTCCGGCCCAGCGACGCGCGGGCCCGCGCCGGGTGGACCGCCGACGCGGCCGACCAGCTGCCAGACGACGGTGCAGCCAGCGCCCACGTCGCCGGAGACAGCTCTGCCGACGGGCGCTCTGCCTCTGAGGCCAACGATGCGGGACGCGTCGCCGATCGAGACGGGGACCGTCGGCCGCCGGGCAGCGTCGAGGCCGACACGGTCAGACGAGTCCGGCGACAGCGCGTGCGCGCCCAGTCGAACCGGGCGGGCTCGGGCCGGTCGCCCCTCGAACGCGAGGCTCGCGAACTGCTCGCCGTCGTCGACGACGAGTCGACGGCCCTCGAAGAAGTGATCGTCGTCGACCCCGCCGAGGACGGTGGCGACCGCGACCGCTGGGACGACGCGGTCGGGCGTTCGAAGCAGCTCCAGCGGGACCTCTCGACGCAGCTTCGTCGAGAGCGCCGTCCCAGAGACGCGCCCGGCCATCGCACCGGCCGACTCGACGGGCGACGACTCGTCGACGCGAGCCACGGGACCCAGCGGGTCTTCACCCGCCGGGAGTCCGGGACGGCCAAAGACTACTCCTGTCTGGTCGTGCTGGACCGGTCGGGATCGATGGACGGCGAACCGATCCGGACGGCCGAGACCGCGACGGCCCAGCTCGTCCACGCGCTGTTCGCGGTCGGGGTCGACGCGTCCGTGCTGTCGATCTGGGAGGGGTACCCGTGCCTGGAACTCCCCTTCGGGGGTCGCCCGTCCGAGCACGTCGATCGCCTGATGACCGAACGCGCAGACTGGGGGACGCCGCTCTCGACGGCCGTCGCCGTCGCCCGTGAGCGCCTCGACGACGGGCAGGGGTCTCACCCGTTTGTCGTCGTCGTGACCGACGGCGAGCCCGACCACCCCGACCGTTACCGGTCTCAACTGGCGGCCTGTACCGTCCCGGTGTTCGGCGTCTACATCGGGTCGGAACCGGGCACCCACACGGAGTACTTCGACCGCATCGTCCACGCGGAGACGGACACCCTCGCACGAACGATCCAGCGCCTCGTCAGGGCGCTGTTCTCGACGGAGGCCTGA